AGTCACCTATGCCTTTTCGGGGGATGCATTCTCCACGCTCCCGTGCTGCAGCGATGAGACCAGACATGTCCCTTCTTTCCAGAGGTGTCCTTCCCCGGGGTGAATAGTACCTTGACTCTGAAATTCCGGTATGAAATAGTAGCGTCGAGTTTTCGCGCGCAGCCGCACCGCGGGAAGAAGCGCGCAGGCTGATCGCGGATTTTGATCCCATTCTTGAGAGAGCGCAGGGAGGTATACTATGTTCCGGTCTGTAGCAGCTTTTCTGGTGATGATCACGGCCGTCGTTTTTATCGTACCGGCGGGCGCATCTGCACAACTGGTCGGTAGTGTCAAGGATGTCGTGGACTCTGTGGGAAGCACAGGCAAGGTCGATTGGACCACGAGCGTTATCACGGCAGTCGGCATCGGCGCACCGCCTGCTCAGCCTGCGAACCCGGCGCAGGCGCGGGCTATGGCGGAGCGTGCGGCGCAGGTCGTGGCGCTCCGCAACCTGCTTGAAGCCGTGAAGGGAGTCCGGGTAGATTCTGCGACCACCGTTGAGAACTTCATCGTGACGAGCGACGTCGTCAAGACCCAGGTAAACGGCATCGTCCAGGGAGCTACGATCATGGACAAGAAGTACATGTCTGACGGTTCGGTGGAAGTAACCGTCGGCATGAAGCTGACGGGCGCACTCGCCGATGCGCTGATTCCGAAAACGCCGAACGCGGCGCCGGGCGCTGCACCGGCGATGCCGGCACCCGGTGTCCAGGGGCAGCTCTACACGGGGCTGGTCGTCGATGCACGGGGGCTGGGGGTGAGGCCTGCCATGGCGCCGAAGATATTGAACGAGGACGGCAGGGAGGTCTACGGATCGGCACAGATCAACCGGGACTGGGCGGTCAGAGAGGGTATGGCCGGATATCTCAAGGGCGATCCCGCCTCGGTCCAAACCAACCCCCGGGTGGCGGATAAGCCGCTTGTCGTGAAGGCAATCAAGGCCTCGGGAGAGGGCAGGACCGACCTGGTGATTTCCAACGCCGATGCGGCCGCCCTGCAGGGCGCGTCCCAGAATCTGAGCATGCTCGAAAAGTGCAGGGTGATCATCCTGGTAGATTAGCCGGCCGCTTTTTCTGAAAAAGAAATCAATGAATGAACCTGGAGACTACGGAGGCAGGAATGACTATCCATCTGAAGCGGATCATGCTGTTTGCGGCGGTCCTGGCCGTTCTGGCGGCCGGGTGCGGGACCAAGACTGTTCCCCCCACGTCGGTGCTGGATACTCCCGATTACCATTACCGGAACGGTCTTAAATACCTTGACAGCAACCAGATCGATGAAGCCATGAAATCCTTTGATCGTGCCGTGGCGATTGCTCCGAAATCTCCTCTCGGCTACATCGGCAAGGGCTTGGCATTTGGGAAGAAGGGCGATTTCAAGGCCGCTTTCGAGAACATGGATAAGGCGAGGGGCTATGACGAAAAAGGTGTCGAATCCCGGATCGGCATGATACGCCTCCTCAGCATGCAGCGGGGCGAGGATTGGCTGAAAAAGACCGAGAAGGAGTTTAAATCTGCTCAGGACAAGGATCCCGGCAGCGCGCCCCTTCATTACTACATGGGCCTGGCCTACAAGGTATCCTTTGACTTTGATAAGGCCGCGAACATGTTCCGCCGGGTGATCGAGCTGAACAAGGAGTTCACCGCCGAGGCGAACGCCGAATGGGCCACGATCCAGAAGATCCAGCGCGCCGCACCAGGCTCGGTGATCGGCAAGCAGATCGCGCTTATTGACAGGCTCGACCGCGCTGATATCGCCGCGCTGTTCGTGCAGGAGATGGACCTGGAAAAGCTCTTCACGAAGCGCGGCGCCAAGACCTATGACACGACCTTCAAGGCGCCGGAAGAAGCCACGGCGTCGGCGATGACGACCGAAACCGTCGTCAAGATGGAAGCGGCCACCGACATCAAGGACAATTGGCTGAAGCCGAGCATCGACACCGTGCTCAAACTGCACGTGCGCGGGCTGGAGGCGGGCCCCAACCATACCTTCGAGCCGGACAAACTCATAACCAGGGCAGAATTTGCACTGATGCTGGAGGATGTCCTCGTCCGGGTGAGCGGCGATGAAAAGCTGGCCACGAAATACGTCGGTTCCGCGTCCCTGTTCCCCGATGTGCGGAGCGACCACTACGCGTTCAACGCGATTATGGTCGTGACGTCCCGAGGTTTCATCGAGGCTGACAAGGCTACCGGCGAGTTCAGGCCGGGAGACCCCGTATCCGGGGCGGATGCGCTTCTCGCCATCCGTGAATTCAAGAACCAGTTGAAGTTCTAGCTGCCGTGCCCGCCCCGGTCAGGGGCGGGTTTTTTAATACCATGCGAATTGGACCGCTGACGCCATCCCTCATTGCCGTACTGTGCCTCCTTCTTTCCGCCGGCAAGGCCGGCGCCCACCTCAAGATTCTGGACGGCGAGCACACGGTCGTTTATGATATCGTAAACCCCCGCGGCGTAGCCTTCATTCCCGACTACACGAATGAGTCCTTTGAGCAGAGGGTCATCAGCCAGGACGAGTTCAGCAAGCGAGTGCAGGTCACGTCGCGCATGCACGCCATGAAAACACGTGTGTCCTATCCCGTTGCGCCCGGTGTGCTGCCGCAGTCGATTTCGCAGTATCTGACGCCCGAGGCGGACCGGCAGTCAGGCGACCCGGCGCTAGTGAAGATTGCCAGGGACGTGACCCGTGAAAGCCGTTACGTACACGAGGCTGCAAATGCGATCCTCTCCTGGATCGCAGACAACCTGACCTTTGATACCAGCATCACGGTTCCGACCGATGCGCTTTCGGCATTGCGCACGAGGAAAGCCTACTGCGTGGGATATTCGAACCTGTCCGTCGCCCTGCTGCGTGCCGCCGGTATCCCTGCTCGCGTCGTCCACGGTTATCTGCCCCCCGGGTATGAATGGGGGTTCTCAAAAGAATACTGGGGCGTCAAGGTGAACGACGGCGGGTACCATGCGTACCTTGAGATCTATTATCCTGATACGGGGTGGGTCTTCTCGGATGCCGAACACTCGCACAATTTCGTCGATCCTTTTCACATCATTCTGCGCATCGATGGCATGGATATGCCGGGGGCCGTGCGCGGAGGATTCCTTGACGTGGACAAGGCGACGTTTTATACCATTTTCCAGGAGACGGACAAAACGGCCGTGGTGGATGAACTGCCCATGCCGAGGGAACAACGACTCGGCAGGAGGATGGACACCGTTCAGCATTCCGCCCTGGTCACGGGCAAGGTCAGCGACAAAAACGGCAGGCCTGTTCCGAAGGGCAGTGTTGTCCTCTGGAAAGAAGGCAGGGGAACGCCCTCTCCCTTCACTGACGGCCGCTATGTCACGGCTCTGGCTGGTCCGGGAACGTATCGTGTTGAGGTGAGAGGGCCGGGATTCACAAAATCATCCCGTGAAGTGCGGGTCGAGCAGGGGCAGGTCTATGCCCTGGACTTTACGCTCCAACCGGGAGGCGTGATCAGGGGCAAAGTAGTCGACGCATCTGGAAAACCGGTTTCGGACGGCGATGTCTTTTACCGGGAGGGGAGCACCAGCTTCGGAGTCCCTATTGACAAGGACGGGACCTACCGGATAGACGGGCTGGCTCCCGGACAGTACCGGGTTTCGGTCTTAAACGGTGACAAAGAAACAGCCGGGACGGCTGAAGCCGCTGCCGGCAGGGAAACGGTGCTCGATTTTGTGATAAAATAGGGTCATTTCGGGCAGTGAAAGGAAATCTTCTTCATCAGGAGCGAGAGATCATGGACTCCATTCATTCAGGAATTATTGCTGCACTTCTGTCTGTTGTCCTGCCGTTCATCGCGGCAGCCCAGACACCCGGTCCTTCGGACGCGATTGAGTCGACCGTCAATGGGTCGATCAACTGGACCGTCGGCGAAGTGTATGCGAAGGGAACCGGCGCTCCACCGTCCCAGGCAGTCAACCCGGCCCAGGCCCGTGCCATGGCAGAACGCGCCGCCTTTGTTGTCGCCATCAGGAACCTGCTTGAGACCGTGAAAGGCGTTCGGGTGGATTCCGAAAGCGTGGTGGAGAACTTCATGGTGAAAAGCGATGTGATCAGGACCAGAGTGGACGGAATCGTTCAGGGGGCCCGCGTCGTGAGAACGCAATACCTTTCTGACGGTTCCGTTGAAGTGCTCGTCGGAATGAGCATGAAAGGCGCCTTCTTGAACGCGGTCGTGCCGGACAGTTTCGGACGATCAACGACGCCTGTTCCTCAGCCGCAGGGAAAGCCGCTGCAACCATCACCAGCAAAGCCGTCAACACCGGGAAAAAAACCGGAACCGGCGAGGCCGGCGCCTGTTCCTCCGGCGCCTCCTCTTCCGGAGGCAAAGCCGGAACCGGCCAAGCCTGCCCCTGCTCCGTCTGAGCCGAAGATGCCTCAAGTTCCGCAGCCTGCGCCCAATCCTCCAGCGGATGCGACCGTGGCATTCAAGGGCGGCGTCGCGACCGGTCTTGTGATTGACGGAAGAGGTCTCGGGTTAAGGCCGGCCCTGCTGCCGAAAATTGTCGACCAGAAGGGCCAGGAGGTCTACGTTGGCCAGGTGGTCACCAGGACCAATGCCGTCGAGCAGGGAGTCGCAGGATACGCCAAGGATGTGAACGCGGCTGCAAACAATTTCCGGGTCACCGACAATCCTGCCGTCATCAGGGGAATGCAGGCTTCAGGCGCAGCGAGAACCGACATCGTGATCGCGCAGCTCGATGCAGACGCTCTCCGCAAGCTTTCCG
This Nitrospirota bacterium DNA region includes the following protein-coding sequences:
- a CDS encoding S-layer homology domain-containing protein, with the protein product MTIHLKRIMLFAAVLAVLAAGCGTKTVPPTSVLDTPDYHYRNGLKYLDSNQIDEAMKSFDRAVAIAPKSPLGYIGKGLAFGKKGDFKAAFENMDKARGYDEKGVESRIGMIRLLSMQRGEDWLKKTEKEFKSAQDKDPGSAPLHYYMGLAYKVSFDFDKAANMFRRVIELNKEFTAEANAEWATIQKIQRAAPGSVIGKQIALIDRLDRADIAALFVQEMDLEKLFTKRGAKTYDTTFKAPEEATASAMTTETVVKMEAATDIKDNWLKPSIDTVLKLHVRGLEAGPNHTFEPDKLITRAEFALMLEDVLVRVSGDEKLATKYVGSASLFPDVRSDHYAFNAIMVVTSRGFIEADKATGEFRPGDPVSGADALLAIREFKNQLKF
- a CDS encoding transglutaminase domain-containing protein; this encodes MRIGPLTPSLIAVLCLLLSAGKAGAHLKILDGEHTVVYDIVNPRGVAFIPDYTNESFEQRVISQDEFSKRVQVTSRMHAMKTRVSYPVAPGVLPQSISQYLTPEADRQSGDPALVKIARDVTRESRYVHEAANAILSWIADNLTFDTSITVPTDALSALRTRKAYCVGYSNLSVALLRAAGIPARVVHGYLPPGYEWGFSKEYWGVKVNDGGYHAYLEIYYPDTGWVFSDAEHSHNFVDPFHIILRIDGMDMPGAVRGGFLDVDKATFYTIFQETDKTAVVDELPMPREQRLGRRMDTVQHSALVTGKVSDKNGRPVPKGSVVLWKEGRGTPSPFTDGRYVTALAGPGTYRVEVRGPGFTKSSREVRVEQGQVYALDFTLQPGGVIRGKVVDASGKPVSDGDVFYREGSTSFGVPIDKDGTYRIDGLAPGQYRVSVLNGDKETAGTAEAAAGRETVLDFVIK